In Rathayibacter sp. VKM Ac-2762, one DNA window encodes the following:
- a CDS encoding bile acid:sodium symporter, with product MRALVAWLEHRQIPLYLAAIAAGAALGLLLPAAHHLEVAIEPVLALLLFATFLGVPFAAIGRSLRDGRFLAAVGVLNFVVVPLVAYGLSRFVADTPLLLFGVLLVLLTPCIDYVIVFAGLAGGASDRLLAAAPLLMLAQILLLPVYLLLFIGPAGVAVVDAGPFARAFLLLIVVPLSAAGLVQALARRHVSGRIVESTMLGLMVPLMTATLFTVVASQSGAVGASAGRLLVLVPLYAGFLVVMTALGLGAGRVFRLDVPATRALVFSGATRNSLVVLPLALALPAPLSLAPVVVVTQTLVELVGMVVLVRLLPRLARDRAARAGPV from the coding sequence GTGAGAGCGCTCGTCGCCTGGCTCGAGCACCGCCAGATCCCGCTCTACCTCGCCGCGATCGCCGCCGGCGCCGCTCTCGGACTGCTGCTGCCCGCCGCGCACCACCTCGAGGTCGCGATCGAACCGGTGCTCGCGCTGCTGCTGTTCGCCACGTTCCTCGGGGTCCCGTTCGCCGCGATCGGACGGTCTCTGCGCGACGGCCGCTTCCTCGCCGCGGTCGGGGTGCTGAACTTCGTCGTCGTGCCGCTCGTCGCCTACGGGCTGTCCCGATTCGTCGCCGACACTCCGCTGCTGCTGTTCGGGGTCCTCCTGGTGCTCCTGACGCCGTGCATCGACTACGTGATCGTGTTCGCCGGGCTCGCCGGAGGGGCGTCCGACCGGCTGCTCGCCGCCGCACCGCTGCTGATGCTCGCGCAGATCCTCCTCCTCCCCGTGTATCTGCTGCTCTTCATCGGTCCTGCGGGGGTGGCGGTGGTCGACGCCGGTCCGTTCGCGCGGGCGTTCCTGCTGCTGATCGTGGTGCCGTTGTCTGCGGCCGGGCTGGTGCAGGCCCTGGCGCGCCGACACGTGTCCGGCCGGATCGTCGAGTCCACGATGCTCGGGCTCATGGTGCCGCTCATGACGGCCACGCTCTTCACCGTCGTCGCCTCCCAGTCCGGCGCCGTGGGCGCCTCGGCCGGCCGGCTTCTCGTTCTCGTCCCGCTCTACGCGGGATTCCTCGTGGTCATGACCGCTCTGGGGCTGGGTGCTGGACGCGTCTTCCGACTCGACGTGCCCGCGACGCGCGCCCTCGTGTTCAGCGGCGCGACCCGCAACTCGCTCGTCGTGCTGCCCCTCGCACTCGCGCTCCCGGCACCGCTGTCGCTCGCGCCCGTCGTCGTCGTCACGCAGACCCTCGTGGAACTCGTCGGCATGGTCGTCCTCGTCCGACTGCTCCCTCGGCTCGCCCGAGACCGAGCAGCGCGGGCCGGCCCGGTCTGA
- a CDS encoding LamG-like jellyroll fold domain-containing protein, with product MGAPAEAAPGAAATLVVEADQPFRPVTHMASGSLYGLASAGVPSLDKILPIKPHTFVQKPEGGTQQPTGDALSVADTAKSAGAGVVVRLVDYLPGWPYRYDKASWLPAVEKMVEDTQASGKTNIVAYAIWNEPDITWQASNGSFFDLWTETYRLIRTLDPEMPIQGPAYSDNITNMRAFYEHAKATDTLPDVLEWHELIRSSKIKGDVEKVRAILDDLDLPEPPIDITEYAAPAEVGLSGPLVGYIAKLERYGITRAELPFWNQSGALGDLLTGRNGDPNGAYWLYTWYAQMTGQMVTTTPPSNESPLDGAASVSDEGDEVRVIAGGNTGATSIKVNGLDELSLGSKVDVQVDFTASYGRTVKTDGPVTISNTTYEVAADGSITVPIVMNPTYGYQVIVTPEKSPTSLAGDYTVGNANSGLQLATQGGATANGTPVVQADSATATGQAWRITAAGQGLYRVIHTPSGRALTIAGAATSNGAAAVIADANGGDEQLWQLIPDGKGKVRLANYATGKTLGVLNLSKDAGAAVIQWSDGAPTSNCQVSGARQPGRFGTALDFCKTASYGSLPSGIVSGLTGDWSVSTWIKPASLTNYSRVFDFGTGQNVNMFLTLNAGGAGPRFAITNTGAGGEQRLTYGGQNFPLNQWSNVVVTVSGTQGTMYLNGTVVATNPNMTVKPSALGNTNRNYLGKSQYGDPAYDGAIDDFAVYDRALSAADVAALAGGRAAAGTVAQYAFDEASGAALQDSSGNNRNGTIVLGTDGATTSTATDAQTADRFWTLTPVAVADTTKPAVTLVSPTTAGPFSALAVQVDATDDRGLKRIVANIYKDGKLVKSTQSPVAGGARTGSHSATVQLPDGNYTVKYNAEDLAGNIAPTKTFAVTLDSTAPTATVKTEPSFTTGEKGVYDQVSFKLYDAGRIDRAVINGRVKDLTDNAWSDVNFIKPGVFGAVKGANTMVVHDVAGNTTTVQFTLN from the coding sequence GTGGGCGCTCCCGCGGAGGCGGCACCCGGAGCCGCAGCCACGCTCGTCGTGGAGGCCGACCAGCCCTTCCGTCCCGTCACCCACATGGCCAGCGGCTCCCTGTACGGACTGGCGAGCGCCGGCGTCCCGTCCCTCGACAAGATCCTCCCCATCAAGCCGCACACCTTCGTGCAGAAGCCAGAGGGGGGCACACAGCAGCCGACCGGTGACGCCCTGTCGGTCGCCGACACCGCGAAGTCGGCCGGTGCGGGCGTCGTCGTCCGCCTGGTGGACTACCTGCCCGGCTGGCCCTATCGATACGACAAGGCCTCCTGGCTCCCGGCCGTCGAGAAGATGGTCGAGGACACCCAGGCGTCCGGCAAGACGAACATCGTCGCCTATGCCATCTGGAACGAGCCCGACATCACCTGGCAGGCGTCGAACGGCTCCTTCTTCGATCTCTGGACCGAGACCTACCGTCTGATCCGCACCCTCGACCCCGAGATGCCGATCCAGGGCCCCGCCTACTCCGACAACATCACGAACATGCGCGCGTTCTACGAGCACGCGAAGGCGACCGACACCCTCCCGGACGTCCTCGAGTGGCACGAGCTGATCCGCTCCTCGAAGATCAAGGGCGACGTCGAGAAGGTCCGGGCGATCCTCGACGACCTCGACCTCCCCGAGCCGCCCATCGACATCACCGAGTACGCGGCACCCGCCGAGGTCGGCCTGTCCGGCCCGCTGGTCGGGTACATCGCGAAGCTCGAGCGCTACGGGATCACCCGCGCCGAGCTCCCGTTCTGGAACCAGTCGGGCGCCCTGGGCGACCTCCTCACCGGACGGAACGGCGACCCCAACGGCGCGTACTGGCTCTACACCTGGTACGCCCAGATGACCGGCCAGATGGTGACCACCACGCCGCCGTCGAACGAGAGCCCGCTCGACGGCGCCGCCTCCGTCAGCGACGAGGGCGACGAAGTGCGCGTCATCGCCGGCGGCAACACCGGAGCCACGTCCATCAAGGTCAACGGGCTCGACGAGCTGTCGCTCGGCTCGAAGGTCGACGTCCAGGTGGACTTCACCGCCTCCTACGGCCGCACGGTGAAGACCGACGGCCCGGTCACCATCTCGAACACGACCTACGAGGTCGCCGCCGACGGATCGATCACGGTGCCCATCGTGATGAACCCGACCTACGGCTACCAGGTGATCGTCACCCCGGAGAAGAGCCCGACCAGCCTGGCGGGCGACTACACCGTGGGCAACGCGAACTCCGGTCTGCAGCTCGCCACGCAGGGCGGCGCGACCGCGAACGGGACGCCGGTCGTCCAGGCCGACTCCGCGACCGCGACCGGACAGGCGTGGAGGATCACGGCAGCGGGCCAGGGCCTCTACCGCGTCATCCACACGCCCAGCGGACGCGCCCTGACCATCGCCGGCGCCGCGACGTCCAACGGAGCAGCCGCGGTGATCGCCGACGCGAACGGCGGAGACGAGCAGCTCTGGCAGCTCATCCCCGACGGGAAGGGGAAGGTCCGCCTCGCGAACTACGCGACGGGCAAGACGCTCGGCGTCCTCAACCTGAGCAAGGACGCGGGCGCTGCGGTCATCCAGTGGTCCGACGGCGCACCGACCTCCAACTGCCAGGTCAGCGGAGCCCGCCAGCCGGGCAGGTTCGGCACAGCACTGGACTTCTGCAAGACGGCGTCGTACGGGTCGCTCCCCAGCGGAATCGTCAGCGGACTCACCGGCGACTGGTCGGTCTCGACCTGGATCAAGCCGGCGTCGCTGACGAACTACTCCCGCGTCTTCGACTTCGGCACGGGCCAGAACGTCAACATGTTCCTCACCCTCAACGCCGGGGGCGCCGGACCGCGGTTCGCCATCACGAACACCGGCGCCGGGGGCGAGCAGCGACTGACCTACGGCGGTCAGAACTTCCCGCTCAACCAGTGGTCGAACGTGGTCGTCACCGTCTCGGGCACGCAGGGCACGATGTACCTCAACGGCACGGTCGTCGCCACGAACCCGAACATGACGGTGAAGCCGTCGGCTCTCGGGAACACCAACCGGAACTACCTGGGCAAGTCGCAGTACGGGGACCCGGCCTACGACGGCGCGATCGACGACTTCGCCGTCTACGACCGGGCGCTGTCCGCGGCCGACGTGGCCGCTCTGGCCGGCGGCCGGGCCGCGGCGGGCACCGTCGCGCAGTACGCGTTCGACGAGGCGTCCGGAGCCGCGCTCCAGGACTCCTCGGGGAACAACCGGAACGGGACCATCGTGCTCGGAACCGACGGAGCCACCACCAGCACCGCGACCGACGCCCAGACCGCCGACCGGTTCTGGACGCTCACGCCGGTCGCCGTCGCCGACACGACCAAGCCGGCGGTCACGCTGGTGTCGCCCACCACGGCGGGCCCCTTCTCCGCACTGGCCGTCCAGGTCGACGCGACGGACGACCGCGGACTGAAGCGCATCGTGGCCAACATCTACAAGGACGGCAAGCTCGTCAAGAGCACGCAGTCCCCGGTCGCCGGTGGAGCGAGGACCGGATCGCACTCGGCCACGGTGCAGCTGCCCGACGGGAACTACACCGTCAAGTACAACGCGGAGGATCTCGCGGGCAACATCGCGCCCACGAAGACCTTCGCGGTGACGCTGGACAGCACGGCGCCGACGGCCACGGTCAAGACCGAGCCCTCCTTCACCACCGGTGAGAAGGGCGTCTACGACCAGGTGAGCTTCAAGCTGTACGACGCGGGCAGGATCGACAGGGCGGTCATCAACGGTCGCGTGAAGGATCTCACCGACAACGCGTGGTCCGACGTGAACTTCATCAAGCCGGGCGTCTTCGGCGCGGTCAAGGGTGCCAACACCATGGTCGTCCACGACGTCGCCGGGAACACCACCACCGTCCAGTTCACCCTGAACTGA
- a CDS encoding LacI family DNA-binding transcriptional regulator — MATIADVAREAGVSRSTASYAFSGNRPISAEVRRRVLAAARRLEFTPNAGARSLATSQTRVIGLLAQFLEDEFAPAMLQYTLGVSNMARELGYDILLVTDADGTSALRRISDSRMVDGIVLLNVAVDDPRLDILRNARQPGALVGLPRDCSGVDVFDLDFEEAGRAMIEHFHALGHRELVLVSPPQHVVDRGGAYVWRLQDAALEAADAHGIRLHTSFAPSTQPDVGRALGDLLDAHPRATGLLVNNEAAAAALPSVLGARSTRSPEDVSVLGRFSEEFARTFSLPYSFVESAPDRLGSMAVRQLVRRIEGATDTEEAYVVRLLGPEIVERGSTAPPRPTPAA; from the coding sequence GTGGCCACCATCGCAGACGTCGCCCGCGAAGCGGGCGTCTCCCGCAGCACCGCGTCCTACGCGTTCTCGGGCAACCGCCCGATCTCGGCCGAGGTGCGCCGGCGAGTGCTCGCCGCGGCTCGTCGCCTGGAGTTCACACCCAACGCGGGCGCGCGATCGCTGGCGACCTCGCAGACCCGGGTCATCGGCCTGCTGGCGCAGTTCCTCGAGGACGAGTTCGCCCCCGCGATGCTGCAGTACACCCTCGGCGTCTCGAACATGGCCCGCGAGCTCGGATACGACATCCTGCTGGTCACCGACGCCGACGGCACGAGCGCCCTGCGACGCATCAGCGACTCGCGCATGGTCGACGGGATCGTCCTGCTCAACGTCGCCGTGGACGATCCGCGGCTGGACATCCTGCGCAACGCCCGGCAGCCGGGCGCCCTCGTCGGCCTGCCGAGGGACTGCTCCGGCGTCGACGTCTTCGACCTCGACTTCGAGGAGGCCGGTCGCGCGATGATCGAGCACTTCCACGCCCTCGGGCATCGGGAGCTCGTGCTCGTGTCCCCGCCCCAGCACGTCGTCGATCGCGGCGGTGCCTACGTCTGGCGCCTGCAGGACGCCGCTCTCGAGGCCGCCGACGCCCACGGCATCCGGCTGCACACGTCGTTCGCGCCCTCCACCCAGCCGGACGTCGGCCGGGCGCTCGGAGACCTGCTCGACGCGCACCCTCGGGCGACGGGCCTGCTCGTCAACAACGAGGCGGCCGCAGCGGCACTTCCGAGCGTTCTGGGAGCGCGGAGCACGAGGAGCCCGGAGGACGTCTCCGTGCTCGGCCGGTTCTCGGAGGAGTTCGCGCGCACCTTCTCGCTCCCCTACTCCTTCGTGGAGAGCGCACCCGACCGGCTCGGGAGCATGGCGGTGCGTCAGCTCGTCCGCCGGATCGAAGGCGCGACCGACACCGAGGAGGCGTACGTCGTGCGCCTCCTCGGCCCTGAGATCGTCGAACGCGGCAGCACGGCGCCTCCGCGTCCGACTCCCGCGGCCTGA
- a CDS encoding DNA-binding protein — MDPRPLPAVGAPATRALEDAGVRDVDDVRRVGLDRLATLHGVGPKALRLLQQALDADDPAP; from the coding sequence ATGGATCCGCGACCGCTTCCCGCCGTCGGCGCCCCGGCCACCCGTGCGCTCGAGGACGCGGGCGTGCGCGATGTGGACGACGTGAGGCGGGTGGGCCTCGACCGTCTCGCAACCCTCCACGGAGTCGGGCCGAAGGCGCTCCGGCTCCTCCAGCAGGCCCTCGACGCAGACGATCCCGCTCCGTAG
- a CDS encoding YciI family protein produces MRIMLVMRSDGSYAGGDAPEDYAAWADYDASLKADGVLVDSGRFADASGDVSVETDLTAARREGGTPAPSRAEERSALVGYYLLDCPTRDDAVRYARRAPLYGSVEVHEQAQY; encoded by the coding sequence ATGAGGATCATGCTCGTGATGCGGTCGGACGGCAGCTACGCCGGGGGCGATGCGCCCGAGGACTACGCGGCCTGGGCGGACTACGACGCGTCGCTGAAGGCGGACGGCGTCCTCGTCGACTCCGGACGCTTCGCCGACGCCTCCGGGGACGTCTCCGTCGAGACGGATCTGACCGCGGCGCGAAGAGAAGGCGGCACTCCGGCCCCGTCCCGAGCGGAGGAGCGGTCAGCCCTCGTCGGCTACTACCTGCTCGACTGCCCGACCCGGGACGACGCCGTGCGGTACGCCCGACGCGCCCCCCTCTACGGCTCGGTCGAGGTTCACGAGCAGGCGCAGTACTGA
- a CDS encoding YafY family protein — translation MNRTDRLYGIVEELRAVSPRPRSARRLAERFEVSVRTIERDLSALQQAGLPIWAEPGRTGGYVIDASATLGPAGFTVEEAVAVLIGLSALQRSPFRQAARTAARKTLAVLPDDVAARAGAVASRVHFLESEEEAVVPAEFGTALRADRVVRLRYRDSSGAESVRDVEPLGSIGKEEHWYLIAWCRLREGVRAFRGDRMLSVEVTDERPPLRTLRAEDLALQYGRLRSVVDD, via the coding sequence GTGAACCGCACCGATCGTCTCTACGGGATCGTCGAGGAGCTGCGGGCGGTCTCGCCCCGGCCGCGGAGCGCGCGCCGTCTCGCCGAGCGGTTCGAGGTGTCGGTGCGGACCATCGAGCGGGACCTGTCCGCGCTGCAGCAGGCGGGTCTGCCGATCTGGGCGGAGCCCGGCCGCACGGGCGGCTACGTCATCGACGCGTCCGCGACCCTCGGTCCGGCCGGGTTCACGGTGGAGGAGGCCGTCGCGGTGCTGATCGGCCTCAGCGCGCTGCAGCGCAGTCCGTTCCGGCAGGCAGCCAGGACCGCTGCCCGGAAGACGCTCGCGGTCCTGCCGGACGACGTGGCCGCCCGCGCCGGCGCGGTCGCGTCCCGGGTGCACTTCCTCGAGAGCGAGGAGGAGGCGGTCGTCCCGGCGGAGTTCGGGACGGCCCTCCGAGCGGATCGTGTCGTCCGGCTGCGCTACCGCGACAGCAGCGGCGCGGAGTCGGTCCGCGACGTCGAACCGCTCGGCTCGATCGGGAAGGAGGAGCACTGGTACCTGATCGCGTGGTGCCGGCTGCGGGAGGGGGTCCGGGCGTTCCGCGGCGACCGGATGCTGTCGGTCGAGGTGACCGACGAGCGGCCTCCGCTGCGCACCCTGCGAGCCGAGGACCTCGCGCTCCAGTACGGACGGCTGCGGTCCGTCGTCGACGACTGA
- a CDS encoding VOC family protein: MSFTSIRIVTDDLDGLVAFYEQVVGRPAERPAPVFAQFTGAGATLAIARTSTVAMLDGAVVPASNRSVLLEFEVADVDRAFAELAPRSEDVVLPPSTMPWGNRSTLVRDPDGNVVNLFSRPAG, from the coding sequence ATGTCGTTCACCTCCATCCGCATCGTCACCGACGACCTCGACGGCCTCGTCGCCTTCTACGAGCAGGTCGTCGGCCGACCGGCCGAGCGCCCGGCGCCGGTCTTCGCGCAGTTCACGGGAGCGGGTGCGACCCTCGCGATCGCCCGCACCTCGACGGTCGCGATGCTCGACGGCGCCGTCGTCCCCGCGTCGAACCGCTCCGTCCTGCTCGAGTTCGAGGTGGCCGACGTCGACCGCGCCTTCGCCGAGCTCGCACCCCGGAGCGAGGACGTGGTGCTCCCGCCGAGCACCATGCCGTGGGGCAACCGCTCCACCCTCGTCCGCGACCCGGACGGGAACGTCGTCAATCTGTTCAGCAGGCCCGCCGGCTGA
- a CDS encoding putative quinol monooxygenase, producing the protein MTFVNVGTLGAVPGRRDELVAVLTEHNDDLVDAGCLLYEVGVDDEQPDTVFVVELWESAEAHRASLALPRVQAAIATARPLLSGAFGGYRFDAAGSPLRS; encoded by the coding sequence ATGACCTTCGTGAACGTCGGCACCCTCGGGGCCGTCCCCGGCAGACGCGACGAGCTCGTCGCCGTCCTCACCGAGCACAACGACGACCTCGTCGACGCCGGCTGCCTGCTCTACGAGGTCGGGGTCGACGACGAGCAGCCCGACACCGTCTTCGTCGTCGAGCTGTGGGAGAGCGCCGAGGCGCATCGGGCCTCCCTCGCCCTCCCCCGGGTTCAGGCCGCGATCGCGACGGCGCGCCCGCTGCTCAGCGGCGCCTTCGGCGGCTACCGCTTCGACGCAGCAGGCTCTCCCCTCCGGAGCTGA
- a CDS encoding VanZ family protein: protein MISTFLVDHAALVPIAFWIAVAVVTAIAWLLHRRGAERSLLVLAALAFVVGIALTVYPPDGTPRVFCTVQFSVPFDGIDTLANIALLLPGALLLAVAVGRPLLVAAAVSGLSALIELVQAGVPAIGRSCDTNDWFMNTIGAVLAAFLAALILRGEKRRGRRRMSR from the coding sequence GTGATCAGCACGTTCCTCGTCGACCACGCCGCGCTCGTCCCGATCGCCTTCTGGATCGCGGTCGCGGTGGTCACGGCGATCGCCTGGCTGCTGCACCGGCGCGGCGCGGAAAGGTCTCTTCTCGTCCTCGCCGCGCTCGCCTTCGTCGTGGGGATCGCGCTGACCGTGTATCCGCCCGACGGGACGCCGCGGGTCTTCTGCACCGTGCAGTTCTCGGTGCCGTTCGACGGCATCGACACCCTCGCGAACATCGCGCTCCTGCTCCCCGGGGCCCTGCTGCTCGCGGTCGCGGTCGGCCGGCCCCTGCTCGTCGCCGCCGCCGTCTCCGGCCTGTCCGCCCTGATCGAGCTGGTCCAGGCGGGCGTTCCGGCGATCGGCCGCTCCTGCGACACGAACGACTGGTTCATGAACACCATCGGCGCAGTCCTCGCCGCGTTCCTCGCCGCCCTGATCCTCAGAGGGGAGAAGCGGCGCGGGCGTCGGCGCATGTCCCGCTGA
- a CDS encoding ATP-dependent DNA ligase: protein MGRLSYDSSFDADFDDRTLAHLQIVIGSKLTKDESFYFSWRESVSAGSGRTSLWLHPAIALRFKYHGGRPPVISAEWVRLLLGNSYAPPGLLVLPEPDSSRPEGRSSA from the coding sequence ATGGGACGCCTGTCCTACGACTCCTCCTTCGACGCCGACTTCGACGACCGCACCCTCGCGCATCTGCAGATCGTGATCGGATCCAAGCTCACCAAGGACGAGTCGTTCTACTTCAGCTGGAGGGAGTCCGTCAGCGCCGGCAGCGGACGGACGTCGCTCTGGCTGCATCCGGCCATCGCGCTGCGGTTCAAGTACCACGGCGGGCGACCACCCGTGATCAGCGCGGAGTGGGTGCGACTGCTCCTCGGGAACTCCTACGCCCCGCCAGGGCTGCTCGTCCTGCCCGAGCCCGACTCCTCGCGTCCCGAGGGTCGCTCGTCGGCCTGA
- a CDS encoding VOC family protein: MPTMLFVNLAVADLARARAFYESLGYSIDEGFSDENAVSVVISDTITAMLLTREFFAEFTSKPIIDATTSTEVQLALSADSREEVDTLHGKALAAGATPAGEQDHGFMYSKSFDDLDGHHWDFVWMDPAAAAGGAPELSVEEIRANTTHS, translated from the coding sequence ATGCCCACCATGCTCTTCGTCAACCTGGCCGTCGCCGATCTCGCCCGGGCGAGGGCCTTCTACGAGTCGCTCGGCTACTCGATCGACGAGGGCTTCAGCGACGAGAACGCCGTCAGCGTGGTGATCAGCGACACCATCACCGCGATGCTGCTCACGAGGGAGTTCTTCGCCGAGTTCACCAGCAAGCCGATCATCGACGCCACCACCTCGACCGAGGTGCAGCTCGCCCTCAGCGCCGACAGCAGGGAGGAGGTCGACACCCTCCACGGGAAGGCCCTCGCCGCGGGCGCGACCCCGGCCGGCGAGCAGGACCACGGGTTCATGTACTCGAAGAGCTTCGACGACCTCGACGGCCACCACTGGGACTTCGTCTGGATGGACCCGGCGGCCGCGGCAGGCGGTGCGCCGGAGCTGTCCGTCGAGGAGATCCGGGCGAACACGACGCACAGCTGA
- a CDS encoding PLP-dependent transferase, protein MTSAPAPRASAAAGFSTRQVHAGAAPDGAHGARVTPVHLSAGFVFDSFEHARERFAGEDEGYLYTRNGNPTTEEVERRLADLEGGAEAILVASGQAATASALLGILQAGDRVLSSRRLYEGNRGLLVQNFGRLGIGVDFVDDASDLGEWERRIGPDTRVLFGEPIPNPKNDLLDLPALAAIAHRHGLPFVVDNTLATPYLLRPIEHGADVVVHSTSKFLAGHGSALGGVIVDAGTFDWAARPALFPHLNQEERSFGGRSWTEQHGRRAFVSYTRDIVVSRLGPTPSPLNSFLLRQGVETLSLRVERHSANALAVARFLEGRPEVVSVDYSGLGSSPSFALAQRLLPRGQGSVFSFTVAGGEAGAAAFIDAVELFSHMTHLGDVRSLVLHPASTTHAGRTSAERAAAGIHPGLLRLSIGIEDVDDLLRDLERGLAAVRARALPALAEV, encoded by the coding sequence ATGACCTCCGCGCCCGCACCCCGTGCCTCCGCGGCGGCCGGCTTCTCCACGCGCCAGGTGCACGCCGGTGCCGCGCCCGACGGCGCCCACGGAGCGCGCGTCACGCCCGTGCACCTCAGCGCCGGCTTCGTGTTCGACAGCTTCGAGCACGCCCGCGAGCGGTTCGCCGGCGAGGACGAGGGCTACCTCTACACCCGCAACGGGAACCCGACCACCGAGGAGGTCGAGCGTCGGCTCGCCGATCTCGAAGGCGGCGCCGAGGCGATCCTGGTGGCGAGCGGCCAGGCGGCCACCGCCTCCGCTCTCCTGGGGATCCTTCAGGCCGGCGACCGGGTGCTCTCGTCGCGCCGCTTGTACGAGGGCAACCGCGGGCTGCTGGTGCAGAACTTCGGTCGGCTCGGGATCGGCGTGGACTTCGTCGACGACGCGTCGGACCTCGGCGAGTGGGAGCGGCGGATCGGGCCCGACACCCGGGTCCTCTTCGGCGAGCCGATCCCGAACCCGAAGAACGATCTGCTGGACCTCCCGGCACTGGCCGCGATCGCGCACCGGCACGGGCTGCCGTTCGTGGTCGACAACACGCTCGCGACCCCGTACCTCCTCCGCCCGATCGAGCACGGGGCCGACGTGGTCGTGCACTCGACCAGCAAGTTCCTCGCCGGGCACGGCTCCGCCCTCGGCGGCGTGATCGTCGACGCCGGCACGTTCGACTGGGCGGCGCGCCCCGCGCTCTTCCCGCACCTCAACCAGGAGGAGCGGTCGTTCGGCGGGCGCAGCTGGACCGAGCAGCACGGCCGGCGCGCCTTCGTCTCGTACACGCGGGACATCGTGGTCTCCCGCCTCGGACCGACGCCGTCACCGCTGAACTCCTTCCTGCTGCGGCAGGGCGTCGAGACGCTGTCGCTGCGGGTCGAGCGGCACTCCGCGAACGCCCTCGCCGTCGCCCGCTTCCTCGAGGGGCGGCCCGAGGTCGTGTCGGTCGACTACTCCGGCCTGGGGTCGAGCCCGTCGTTCGCCCTCGCGCAGCGCCTGCTCCCCCGCGGGCAGGGCTCTGTCTTCTCCTTCACCGTGGCCGGAGGCGAGGCGGGCGCGGCCGCCTTCATCGACGCCGTCGAGCTGTTCAGCCACATGACCCACCTCGGCGACGTGCGCTCGCTGGTGCTGCACCCCGCGTCGACCACCCACGCCGGCCGCACCTCCGCCGAGCGGGCCGCCGCCGGCATCCACCCCGGGCTCCTCCGGCTGTCGATCGGGATCGAGGACGTCGACGACCTCCTCCGCGACCTCGAGCGCGGGCTCGCCGCGGTGCGCGCACGCGCCCTCCCCGCGCTCGCGGAGGTGTGA